The Nitrosopumilus sp. genome includes a window with the following:
- a CDS encoding plastocyanin/azurin family copper-binding protein → MTSLDKMGMIIAVVIVAAAVGFTMTGGSGAPSDIPVKVAPIIDQAKDIKKDIEPAIEKIKEITKESKEILEETKTATEKGMKVAEELTSSKATVRLVSIPEGTSFTGCEEYDKCYDPSSLIIFRGGEVIWKNDDSSAHTVTSGDIINGPDKKFDSGLIKSGKTFTHKFEESGKYAYFCMIHPWANGSVTVN, encoded by the coding sequence ATGACTTCTCTTGATAAGATGGGGATGATTATTGCAGTAGTAATAGTTGCTGCAGCAGTTGGGTTTACCATGACTGGTGGAAGCGGAGCTCCATCAGACATTCCAGTAAAAGTTGCGCCAATTATAGATCAAGCAAAAGATATCAAAAAAGACATAGAACCTGCTATTGAAAAAATTAAAGAAATAACAAAAGAAAGCAAAGAAATTTTGGAAGAAACCAAAACAGCTACAGAAAAAGGAATGAAGGTGGCTGAAGAGTTGACTAGTTCCAAGGCTACAGTTAGACTGGTAAGCATCCCTGAAGGAACATCTTTTACTGGATGTGAAGAATATGACAAATGTTATGATCCTTCATCTCTAATAATTTTCAGAGGAGGGGAAGTAATTTGGAAAAATGATGATTCATCAGCACATACAGTTACCAGTGGAGATATCATTAATGGACCAGATAAAAAATTTGATAGTGGATTGATAAAATCTGGCAAGACATTTACCCACAAATTTGAAGAATCTGGAAAATATGCTTATTTCTGCATGATTCATCCTTGGGCAAATGGTTCAGTCACTGTAAATTAA
- a CDS encoding DASS family sodium-coupled anion symporter has product MGLGPILFFLILLMPTPEGMPDTAKAVFAISVWMIAWWITEAIPIYATALLPMGLIPTFGILSIKEIAAEYMHPIIVLLLGMFMIALAIEKSGLHKKIAYELISVFGYSPKKIVWGFMITTALLSTVVMSTTVVLILLPIAGVILTALSKTSFVTIKFKVIFMLSIAYSSSIGSVATLIGAPPNLLYSAAVIEMFSHKVTFAEWSMLGVPLAISMLILCGLYMTSQIGKSNFETTSEIKRTLLLERSRIGKITMEQKTVLAVLLGVMILMFTMPLWQPENSFITNSVIAILGGISLFVLPKTRSESLMNWAGIERLPYGLLFLLGGGFALSLAFVNSGLANWIANALSFVGDYPFEVVILALVAMIMFLTNVKSNTATAAIFIPIVGTMAMLNEWTPLPVLFAITVATSFAFLLPMGTPPNALIYEKAQIPIKAMVKHGMVLNVMAIGLITLFTILITTKILI; this is encoded by the coding sequence ATGGGTCTAGGACCTATACTATTTTTTCTAATCCTGTTAATGCCCACACCTGAAGGAATGCCAGATACTGCAAAAGCAGTATTTGCAATTTCTGTATGGATGATTGCTTGGTGGATTACAGAGGCCATTCCCATTTATGCAACGGCCTTACTACCTATGGGATTAATTCCAACATTTGGGATATTATCTATTAAAGAAATCGCAGCCGAATATATGCATCCAATAATTGTGTTATTACTTGGAATGTTCATGATAGCACTGGCAATTGAAAAATCAGGATTGCATAAAAAAATTGCATATGAGTTGATATCGGTATTTGGATATTCTCCAAAGAAAATTGTGTGGGGATTTATGATTACAACTGCACTGTTATCCACGGTGGTAATGAGTACTACAGTTGTTCTAATATTGCTTCCAATTGCAGGAGTGATTCTCACAGCATTATCTAAAACAAGTTTTGTTACAATAAAATTCAAAGTTATTTTCATGTTGTCCATTGCATATTCATCATCTATTGGTAGTGTAGCAACTTTAATTGGAGCCCCACCAAACTTGCTTTATTCTGCAGCAGTGATAGAGATGTTTTCGCACAAAGTAACATTTGCAGAATGGTCTATGCTTGGAGTGCCACTTGCAATATCAATGCTAATTCTTTGTGGGCTGTACATGACTTCACAAATTGGAAAAAGCAATTTTGAGACAACATCTGAAATCAAAAGAACATTACTGCTTGAAAGATCACGGATTGGGAAAATTACAATGGAGCAAAAAACAGTGCTTGCTGTATTGTTAGGAGTGATGATACTGATGTTCACCATGCCATTATGGCAACCAGAGAATTCTTTTATTACAAATTCAGTAATTGCAATTTTGGGAGGAATTTCTCTCTTTGTTCTGCCAAAAACCCGCTCTGAAAGCTTGATGAACTGGGCAGGAATTGAAAGGCTTCCCTATGGGTTATTGTTCTTGCTTGGTGGGGGATTTGCGTTATCTTTGGCATTTGTAAATTCTGGATTAGCAAATTGGATTGCCAATGCTCTTTCATTTGTTGGAGATTATCCTTTTGAGGTGGTAATTCTTGCGCTAGTTGCAATGATCATGTTTCTAACAAACGTCAAATCAAATACTGCCACTGCTGCAATTTTCATCCCTATAGTTGGAACAATGGCTATGCTAAACGAATGGACTCCATTACCAGTTTTGTTTGCGATAACTGTTGCAACATCATTTGCATTCCTATTACCTATGGGAACCCCACCAAATGCTCTCATCTATGAAAAAGCACAGATTCCAATCAAAGCAATGGTAAAACATGGTATGGTTCTCAATGTCATGGCAATTGGCTTGATTACGTTGTTTACAATACTGATAACAACAAAAATACTAATCTAA
- a CDS encoding Lrp/AsnC family transcriptional regulator — translation MELDEIDERILKNLLVDARQSARQLALRLGISTVTVLSRIKKLEKEKIIKGYTAIIDHEKIGYSLTAIIEIMAKNDKIVDIEKEIAKFENVCGVYDITGSTDTIIVAKFKERDELSKFVKALAVIPNVENTITHVVLNTTKEDFRLT, via the coding sequence ATGGAATTAGACGAAATAGATGAAAGAATTCTCAAAAATTTGTTAGTGGATGCAAGGCAATCAGCCAGACAGTTAGCCCTAAGATTAGGAATCTCAACTGTAACAGTTCTATCGAGAATTAAAAAACTTGAAAAAGAAAAAATTATCAAAGGATATACTGCAATTATAGATCACGAAAAGATAGGATATTCCTTAACTGCAATTATAGAAATCATGGCCAAAAATGATAAAATTGTTGATATTGAAAAAGAAATAGCAAAATTTGAAAACGTATGTGGGGTATATGATATCACAGGTTCAACAGACACAATAATTGTAGCAAAATTTAAGGAGCGAGATGAATTAAGTAAATTCGTTAAAGCCTTGGCAGTAATACCAAATGTTGAAAATACAATCACCCACGTAGTACTAAATACAACCAAAGAAGATTTCAGATTAACATAG
- a CDS encoding universal stress protein has protein sequence MYKTILVPHAGTSAGDEALKHAIHAAKDTSAKIIMLHIVEEIQYPRSFGLSESERENMFNSIKEANEDIRKCMEKEMEKRMQQCKDSNIESQIKVVVGDAAEIILDAIDEQKVDLVVMAKRRKLTGVRKLLSLGSVSRKIVENTSCPVLLIDVENK, from the coding sequence ATGTATAAGACTATTCTTGTTCCACATGCTGGAACTTCTGCTGGTGATGAGGCATTAAAACATGCAATCCATGCTGCAAAAGACACATCTGCTAAAATTATCATGTTACATATTGTAGAAGAGATTCAATACCCACGATCATTTGGACTATCTGAATCTGAAAGAGAAAATATGTTTAACAGCATAAAGGAGGCAAATGAGGATATTAGAAAATGTATGGAAAAAGAAATGGAAAAGAGAATGCAGCAATGTAAAGACTCCAACATTGAATCTCAAATTAAAGTTGTAGTCGGTGATGCAGCAGAGATAATTCTTGATGCAATAGATGAGCAAAAAGTTGATCTTGTAGTAATGGCAAAGAGAAGAAAACTGACGGGAGTGAGGAAACTATTATCACTAGGAAGCGTTTCCAGAAAAATCGTTGAAAACACATCCTGTCCCGTCTTGTTAATTGAT
- a CDS encoding tetratricopeptide repeat protein, with protein MDSITSLVEKGKSLMDDGKFDDALGFFEQALLLNQDDPDLWNYKGVVLRSLGRYEESMECFNKSLEIDPRDKHAS; from the coding sequence ATGGATTCAATAACCTCTCTTGTTGAAAAGGGAAAATCTTTGATGGATGACGGGAAATTTGATGATGCATTAGGATTCTTTGAGCAAGCACTTCTTTTGAATCAAGATGACCCAGATCTTTGGAATTACAAAGGTGTGGTATTAAGAAGTTTGGGCAGGTATGAAGAATCAATGGAATGCTTTAACAAATCTCTGGAAATTGATCCAAGAGATAAACACGCATCTTGA
- a CDS encoding FAD-binding oxidoreductase codes for MKKIVLKILKSKIQGDVFSSKEFKEFYSVDASSYKIIPNVVVIPKHEKDVINVIKIAKKFKIPVTARGAGTGLVGSALNRGIILDMKKFDSIKISKNYALVGTGVIKGQLDKRLEKVKKFFPPNPSIGSFCSVGGMLGNNSSGSRSLKYGSVIDNVIEITFVDGNARKITLPENKNISNKIIEFTKLIDSKKFPKTSKNSSGYRIDKVKSIGDTHKLIIGSEGTLGVILSAKIKIKDIAKRRILFVLGYCSIADASRECMKINQTNPSTIEFMDKFILDQIKFKFVKNTKCLLYVEYDENILVKERKLQSVITGKIVKKLKKEYEIEQWWRYRDLSLHYSLKTIKKGKRIPHVIEDAAVPLNNLPKVFSLLNKINKKYKTVSIVYGHAGNGNMHVRLISDGIKIKIIKNIAKEYFNEIIKLDGTITGEHGDGLARSEFVKKQYGRKNYGIFKEMKKLFDPNNILNPGKIISKKSTVINNLEIF; via the coding sequence ATGAAAAAAATAGTTCTCAAAATATTAAAGTCTAAAATTCAGGGAGATGTTTTTTCCAGTAAGGAATTCAAGGAATTTTATTCGGTAGATGCTAGCTCATACAAAATAATCCCAAATGTAGTAGTTATTCCAAAGCATGAAAAAGATGTAATTAATGTCATAAAAATTGCAAAAAAATTTAAAATTCCAGTCACTGCACGTGGTGCTGGGACTGGACTTGTGGGTAGTGCACTAAATCGAGGAATCATACTAGACATGAAAAAGTTTGACAGTATTAAAATCTCAAAAAATTATGCATTGGTTGGTACTGGTGTAATTAAAGGGCAGCTAGATAAAAGACTAGAAAAAGTAAAGAAATTTTTCCCGCCAAATCCATCAATTGGTTCTTTTTGTTCGGTAGGTGGGATGCTAGGAAATAATTCAAGTGGGAGTAGGAGTTTAAAATATGGTAGCGTCATAGACAATGTCATAGAGATAACATTTGTTGATGGGAATGCAAGAAAGATAACATTACCAGAAAATAAAAACATTTCAAATAAAATTATAGAATTTACAAAATTAATAGATTCTAAAAAATTTCCTAAAACATCAAAAAATTCTTCTGGATATAGAATTGACAAAGTAAAATCAATTGGAGACACCCACAAGTTAATAATAGGATCTGAAGGGACGTTGGGAGTAATTTTATCAGCAAAAATAAAAATAAAAGATATAGCAAAAAGAAGAATTCTGTTTGTATTAGGATATTGTTCAATTGCAGATGCTTCAAGAGAATGTATGAAAATTAACCAAACAAATCCATCAACAATTGAATTTATGGACAAATTTATACTTGATCAGATTAAATTCAAATTTGTTAAAAATACAAAATGTTTACTTTATGTAGAATATGATGAAAATATTTTAGTAAAAGAAAGGAAATTACAATCAGTCATTACAGGTAAAATTGTTAAAAAATTAAAAAAAGAATATGAGATAGAACAGTGGTGGCGATATAGAGATTTATCACTACATTATAGTTTAAAAACAATAAAAAAAGGAAAAAGAATTCCACATGTAATTGAAGATGCGGCGGTTCCTTTGAATAATCTTCCAAAAGTATTTTCATTACTTAACAAAATAAACAAAAAATACAAGACAGTATCTATTGTTTATGGACATGCTGGCAATGGCAATATGCATGTGAGGTTAATTTCAGATGGAATAAAGATCAAAATCATTAAAAATATTGCAAAAGAATATTTTAATGAAATCATTAAACTTGATGGAACTATTACTGGTGAGCATGGCGATGGTCTTGCACGCTCAGAATTTGTCAAAAAACAATACGGAAGAAAGAACTATGGAATATTCAAAGAGATGAAAAAACTCTTTGATCCAAACAACATACTCAATCCAGGTAAAATCATCTCAAAAAAAAGTACCGTTATTAACAACCTAGAAATTTTCTAA
- a CDS encoding HD domain-containing protein, whose product MRNEILSMMVEMGLGDDHYVEMLDYTIDLFESQGLGTDYYGYHNINHELEVTYVSLLASKQEKIKLTEEDIKYLYVSALFHDFDPQKSVDKPHEENVLKFISTDRKLSQLITTANIDLEIVKVLILRTTYPWSGELKKNAEEQIKQCFYNSELTRNDEQYQQHIMEIGWYLSVIDRISGYALGDFSKAMGMAKMNAHALAWRPSLIVRSSVAYFEELLNKETEMVKEILKVLSKEMRKNFFDTVLSFMRIRQQEISIQANVSYNNFKLIPIIENMITRKDPNFIKSLYKIFLELPTPLQFEKANFEKSIKDPQLIINTLRLNDKNGEIIGFSKGGPLEKYRLREEIRDENYGLENTIFLEPLALKMGYWGLKGGSEMRHMFIMQSHAMKYKFLTSFALRDVIKSRINKEQAEFVTQFDPERWDYYRIKI is encoded by the coding sequence ATGAGAAATGAAATTCTCAGTATGATGGTAGAAATGGGATTGGGTGATGATCATTATGTTGAGATGTTAGACTATACAATAGACCTATTTGAAAGCCAGGGTCTTGGGACAGATTATTATGGATATCATAATATCAATCACGAATTAGAAGTAACATATGTATCACTTTTAGCATCAAAACAAGAAAAGATCAAATTAACTGAAGAGGATATAAAATATCTATATGTTTCAGCATTGTTTCACGACTTTGATCCTCAGAAAAGTGTAGACAAACCACATGAAGAAAATGTTCTAAAATTTATCTCAACTGATAGAAAATTGAGTCAATTAATTACCACTGCAAACATTGATTTAGAAATTGTTAAAGTATTGATTTTGAGGACCACATATCCTTGGAGTGGTGAACTTAAAAAAAATGCAGAAGAACAGATTAAACAATGTTTTTACAATTCAGAATTAACAAGAAATGATGAACAATACCAACAGCACATTATGGAAATAGGTTGGTATCTATCAGTAATAGATAGAATTAGTGGTTATGCACTAGGAGATTTTTCAAAAGCAATGGGGATGGCTAAAATGAATGCACATGCACTTGCATGGAGACCGTCATTAATTGTAAGAAGTTCAGTTGCATATTTTGAAGAATTGTTAAACAAGGAGACAGAAATGGTAAAAGAAATTTTAAAAGTTCTTTCAAAAGAAATGAGGAAGAATTTTTTTGACACCGTATTATCATTTATGAGGATAAGACAACAGGAAATTTCGATTCAGGCAAATGTATCATATAATAATTTCAAATTAATTCCAATAATTGAAAATATGATTACAAGAAAAGATCCAAATTTCATAAAGTCATTATATAAAATTTTTTTAGAGCTGCCAACACCACTTCAATTTGAGAAAGCAAATTTTGAAAAATCAATCAAGGATCCACAATTAATAATTAATACATTAAGATTAAATGACAAAAATGGCGAAATCATAGGATTCTCAAAAGGAGGTCCACTTGAAAAATACCGATTACGTGAAGAGATTAGAGATGAAAATTATGGTCTCGAAAATACAATATTCTTAGAACCCTTAGCATTGAAGATGGGGTATTGGGGACTAAAAGGAGGTAGTGAGATGCGCCATATGTTTATCATGCAATCACACGCTATGAAATACAAATTCTTGACGAGCTTTGCATTACGTGATGTTATCAAATCTAGAATCAACAAAGAGCAAGCAGAATTTGTTACACAGTTTGATCCTGAAAGATGGGATTATTATCGAATTAAAATTTAA
- a CDS encoding DUF5679 domain-containing protein, producing MTIGYCVKCRDKREIKGSKPYTMKNGKPAIKGTCPTCSTAIFRIGRG from the coding sequence ATGACAATAGGATATTGTGTAAAGTGCCGAGATAAACGTGAAATCAAAGGCTCCAAACCATACACCATGAAAAATGGAAAACCTGCAATTAAGGGCACTTGCCCAACTTGCAGTACAGCCATTTTCAGAATCGGTAGAGGATAA
- a CDS encoding universal stress protein, which produces MRKALFMNILVPLDGSKYSEKALLHACDMAKNYQSRLILLYVVEKTIPLNLLDRLEYLKMLRKVGNKVLIKGKNIATQHGVDSKIILKEGNITNEIIKLAKKEQCNLIVVGSKGLGATARFFLGSVSNKLANNSPCSILIVKY; this is translated from the coding sequence GTGAGAAAAGCATTATTTATGAATATTTTAGTACCTCTTGATGGTTCAAAGTATTCAGAAAAAGCACTTCTACATGCGTGTGATATGGCAAAAAATTATCAATCTCGGTTAATACTTTTGTATGTTGTTGAAAAAACAATTCCTCTTAATTTGTTGGATAGACTAGAATATTTGAAAATGTTACGAAAAGTTGGAAACAAGGTTTTGATTAAAGGAAAGAACATAGCCACTCAGCACGGTGTAGACTCAAAAATAATTCTAAAAGAAGGAAACATTACAAACGAAATTATTAAACTCGCAAAAAAAGAACAATGCAATCTGATTGTTGTTGGAAGTAAAGGTCTTGGTGCAACAGCAAGGTTTTTTCTTGGAAGTGTCTCAAATAAACTTGCAAATAATTCACCTTGCTCTATTCTTATTGTAAAGTACTAG
- a CDS encoding DnaJ domain-containing protein: MNKFWIFAILLIVGGIQVSNAQNNELEMELEVTDEEKIMLFTGFSIVVLGIVLFLARDIILRRKTSYDKNELESKKDKTFEKYHSDWSDDYEEFGNRYNTKEDKEFRNASINNELPNYYEILGITKNATPDEIKQKFRELAKKTHPDKTKENSEEEMINLNKAYEVLSDKERREKYDRYFKVC, encoded by the coding sequence ATGAATAAATTTTGGATTTTTGCAATTTTACTAATTGTCGGTGGAATTCAAGTATCCAATGCACAAAATAATGAATTAGAAATGGAATTAGAGGTAACTGATGAAGAAAAAATCATGTTATTTACAGGTTTTTCAATAGTAGTTTTAGGTATAGTATTATTTTTAGCAAGAGATATCATATTGAGAAGAAAAACATCGTATGACAAAAACGAATTGGAGTCTAAAAAAGATAAAACGTTTGAAAAATATCACTCAGATTGGAGTGATGATTATGAAGAATTTGGAAATAGATACAACACAAAAGAGGATAAAGAATTTCGTAATGCATCTATAAACAATGAATTGCCAAACTATTATGAGATTTTAGGAATTACAAAAAATGCAACTCCAGACGAAATTAAACAAAAATTTAGAGAGTTAGCAAAAAAAACTCATCCAGATAAAACAAAAGAAAATTCTGAAGAAGAGATGATAAACTTAAACAAAGCATATGAAGTGTTATCAGATAAAGAACGTCGAGAAAAATATGACAGATATTTCAAGGTATGTTAG